A stretch of Paludisphaera rhizosphaerae DNA encodes these proteins:
- a CDS encoding ADP-ribosylglycohydrolase family protein, which produces MKTSSALVVALLAIVPQSSAGEPPRERRLSREEYRDKMKGGWIGQMAGVGIGGPTEFRWQGAMVPANKVPAWKPETINQFDQDDIYVEMTFLRTLQKYGLDATTRQAGIDFANSKYPLWHANKAARDRLREGIAPPDSGHPAFNDHADDIDYQIEADFSGLIAPGLPNTVIRLGDTFGRLMNYGDGLYGGDFVGAMYSEAFFESDPEKIVRAGLAAMPEKSQYHECISDVLKWYHETPDDWQAAWRKIEDKYQKNLAYRRFSCSKNEKEPYKFNIDAKINGAYIAMGLLYGKGDPEQTIVISTRCGQDSDCNPSNAAGVLFASIGAAKLPAKYTSALDQKTKFNSTDYAFPDILAVCDALATQAVTKAGGRIERSADGAETFVIPVETPRPRPLESCWEPGPKADSRLTAEERSLITEKNK; this is translated from the coding sequence ATGAAGACCTCATCGGCGCTCGTCGTCGCTCTACTCGCGATTGTTCCCCAGTCCTCGGCCGGCGAACCGCCCAGGGAGCGGCGGCTGTCGCGAGAGGAATACCGCGACAAGATGAAGGGCGGCTGGATCGGCCAGATGGCCGGCGTGGGGATCGGCGGGCCGACCGAGTTCCGCTGGCAGGGGGCGATGGTGCCGGCGAACAAGGTGCCGGCCTGGAAGCCCGAGACGATCAACCAGTTCGACCAGGACGACATCTACGTGGAGATGACCTTCCTGCGGACGCTCCAGAAGTACGGGCTCGACGCCACGACCCGCCAGGCGGGGATCGACTTCGCCAACAGCAAGTATCCGCTCTGGCACGCCAACAAGGCCGCCCGCGACCGACTCCGCGAAGGGATCGCCCCGCCCGACAGCGGCCACCCCGCGTTCAACGATCACGCCGACGACATCGACTACCAGATCGAGGCCGACTTCTCCGGCCTCATCGCCCCTGGCCTCCCCAACACGGTCATCCGCCTGGGCGACACGTTCGGCCGGCTCATGAACTACGGCGACGGCCTCTACGGCGGCGACTTCGTCGGCGCGATGTACTCCGAGGCGTTCTTCGAGAGCGACCCTGAAAAGATCGTCCGCGCCGGCCTCGCCGCCATGCCGGAGAAGAGCCAGTACCACGAGTGCATCTCCGACGTCCTCAAGTGGTATCACGAGACCCCCGACGACTGGCAGGCCGCCTGGCGGAAGATCGAGGACAAGTACCAGAAGAACCTCGCCTACCGCCGCTTTTCGTGCAGCAAGAACGAGAAGGAGCCGTACAAGTTCAACATCGACGCCAAGATCAACGGCGCGTACATCGCGATGGGCCTGCTCTACGGCAAGGGCGACCCCGAACAAACCATCGTGATCTCCACCCGCTGCGGGCAGGACTCCGACTGCAACCCCTCGAACGCCGCCGGCGTCCTGTTCGCCAGCATCGGCGCCGCGAAGCTCCCCGCCAAGTACACAAGCGCCCTCGACCAGAAGACGAAATTCAACTCCACCGACTACGCCTTCCCCGACATCCTGGCCGTCTGCGACGCCCTCGCAACGCAGGCCGTGACGAAGGCCGGCGGCCGAATCGAACGCTCGGCCGACGGCGCCGAGACCTTCGTCATCCCCGTCGAGACGCCCCGCCCCCGGCCGCTCGAATCGTGCTGGGAGCCCGGCCCGAAAGCCGACTCACGGCTCACCGCCGAGGAGCGGTCGCTCATCACGGAGAAGAACAAATGA
- a CDS encoding DUF5009 domain-containing protein has translation MTELQTTAEPTLVAEPGRVESVDVLRGLTILLMVFVNDLGKAAPSWLHHIEPSSADGMTVADLVFPWFLFIVGVSIPLAFERAFARGATVAGEVGHVLARTAGLLIMGVIANNAGRDKTLGSPTWELAAFIAMILAWSAPPTKPGTKRTTFLILKALGVVALIGLLAVYRRDPVNTSLPFYGTIEGWRWLRTSWWGILGLIGWAYLTVALLTLALGRRREWLMGAMGVLILLHLAMERGGLFGRVESKAWLEPVRPMIAWLQQIVEVIGSYVNLGEATGSLAAITMAGCLLGTILRRESDVSTPRDRASWVGVFAVGLFVAGLVTDTFEGINKNAATPTWCLWTAALAALLWLALYFVVDVHGWRGWTILVRPAGANPLIAYFLHPIVVEGVSAAGLWGTVLAYKNSPNAWIVVGGSLAMALFVCGLTGAIARLGLRVRL, from the coding sequence TTGACGGAGTTGCAAACCACGGCCGAGCCGACGCTCGTCGCCGAGCCCGGCCGGGTGGAGTCGGTCGACGTCCTCCGCGGATTGACGATCCTGCTGATGGTCTTCGTCAACGATCTGGGGAAAGCCGCCCCCTCGTGGCTGCACCACATCGAGCCGTCGTCGGCCGACGGGATGACGGTCGCCGACCTGGTCTTCCCCTGGTTCCTGTTCATCGTCGGCGTGTCGATCCCGCTGGCGTTCGAGCGGGCCTTCGCGCGCGGGGCGACGGTCGCCGGCGAGGTCGGCCACGTCCTGGCGCGGACGGCCGGCCTGCTCATCATGGGCGTGATCGCCAACAACGCCGGCCGGGACAAGACGCTCGGCTCGCCGACCTGGGAACTCGCGGCGTTCATCGCCATGATCCTCGCCTGGTCGGCCCCCCCGACGAAGCCGGGGACGAAGCGGACGACGTTCCTCATCCTGAAGGCGCTGGGGGTCGTCGCCTTGATCGGCCTGCTGGCGGTCTATCGTCGCGATCCCGTGAACACGTCGCTCCCCTTTTACGGGACGATTGAAGGCTGGCGATGGCTCCGAACGAGCTGGTGGGGCATCCTGGGGCTGATCGGCTGGGCCTACCTGACGGTCGCCCTCCTGACGCTGGCGCTCGGGCGGCGTCGCGAGTGGCTCATGGGGGCGATGGGGGTCCTGATCTTGCTCCACCTGGCGATGGAGCGCGGCGGGCTGTTCGGAAGGGTTGAGAGCAAGGCGTGGCTGGAGCCCGTCCGACCGATGATCGCCTGGCTGCAGCAAATCGTTGAGGTGATCGGCTCCTACGTGAATCTCGGCGAAGCGACGGGTTCCTTGGCGGCGATCACAATGGCCGGCTGCCTGCTGGGGACGATCCTGCGCCGGGAATCGGATGTATCGACGCCCCGCGATCGGGCCTCGTGGGTCGGCGTCTTCGCAGTTGGACTATTCGTCGCGGGGCTGGTCACGGACACGTTCGAGGGGATCAACAAGAACGCCGCGACGCCGACGTGGTGCCTCTGGACGGCGGCTCTCGCGGCGCTGCTGTGGCTGGCGCTTTACTTCGTCGTCGACGTCCACGGCTGGCGAGGCTGGACGATCCTCGTCCGCCCCGCCGGGGCCAACCCGCTCATTGCGTACTTCCTGCACCCGATCGTCGTCGAGGGCGTCTCGGCCGCCGGCCTGTGGGGGACCGTGCTCGCTTACAAGAACTCGCCGAACGCCTGGATCGTCGTCGGAGGATCGCTGGCGATGGCCTTGTTCGTCTGCGGCCTGACCGGGGCGATCGCTCGCCTGGGCCTGCGGGTTCGGCTCTGA